One window from the genome of Cucumis melo cultivar AY chromosome 12, USDA_Cmelo_AY_1.0, whole genome shotgun sequence encodes:
- the LOC103486796 gene encoding uncharacterized protein LOC103486796, whose product MADSDHFAVKALIQLANHTFLNKTLMLEGGILTKLPKKDSSSHEFPELLLSLSCLANTQLFLASTEPIISYLLIILNNPESNSKSKTCCLATIFNISTILENTETLISNSVIPTLLKFSIIKEFSEKALPTLANLAVTSKGKQALETNSKFSEILIEILTWEEKPKCQELSAYIIMIIAHQSWAQRERLTKASIIVPALLGLALLGSPLAQNRALKLLQWLKDERRASVTAHSGPQVGDGIVEVGSGFSEKEIEKGKRVMRSLVKQSLYKNMEIITRRANGGECSSSSSSIRRTLVSSISSKSLPF is encoded by the coding sequence GAACAAAACACTAATGTTGGAGGGAGGGATTTTAACAAAGCTACCAAAGAAGGACTCATCCAGCCATGAGTTTCCAGAGCTTTTACTTTCACTTTCTTGTCTAGCAAACACCCAATTATTTCTTGCTTCAACAGAACCAATAATTTCATATCTCTTAATCATACTCAACAATCCAGAATCTAACTCCAAATCCAAAACATGCTGTTTAGCAACTATATTCAACATTTCCACCATCCTAGAAAATACAGAAACCTTAATCTCCAATAGTGTAATTCCAACACTACTCAAATTCTCCATCATCAAAGAATTCTCAGAGAAAGCCCTACCAACATTAGCAAACTTGGCAGTGACTTCAAAAGGAAAACAAGCTCTAGAAACCAACTCAAAATTCTCCGAGATTTTGATAGAGATTTTGACATGGGAAGAGAAACCCAAATGCCAAGAACTCTCAGCTTATATCATCATGATTATAGCACATCAAAGCTGGGCTCAAAGAGAGAGATTGACTAAGGCCAGCATTATTGTCCCTGCACTACTCGGATTGGCTCTGTTAGGAAGTCCATTAGCTCAAAACAGAGCATTGAAACTGCTGCAATGGTTAAAAGATGAGCGACGAGCGAGCGTGACGGCGCATTCTGGACCTCAGGTGGGTGATGGGATAGTTGAAGTAGGCTCAGGATTCAGTGAGAAGGAGATTGAGAAAGGGAAGAGGGTGATGAGAAGCTTGGTGAAGCAGAGTTTGTATAAGAATATGGAGATAATAACTAGAAGAGCTAATGGTGGGGAATGTTCAAGTTCAAGTTCAAGTATTAGGAGGACTTTGGTTTCCAGTATCAGTTCTAAGAGTTTGCCTTTTTGA
- the LOC103486786 gene encoding uncharacterized protein YNL011C isoform X3, with product MADTSLGPSLCLNLPKTPLHVSSRSFLSMAFPPSHCNALSASYDNNPNQPSLLVFSGGTAFNGVVEELKSFTTRVAHVLPVSDDGGSTAEIVRVLGGPAVGDIRSRCLRLSDQSTAEALAVRRLLGHRLPLDAHHAKSEWYDIVEGENSLWDGVSKPYRETIRAFLAYFQNQILRRSEMLFCFSNGSIGNFFFAGARIFFQSLDAAIFLFSRVSDIPSDSLVLPVISTNDRLTLGCELQDGTIIRGQNEISHPTTGPSEIINKGNSLVPALPSRIKRVFYMSSEGCNLLHEVFPPVNPAVLNQLNEVDCIVYAMGSLFTSICPSLVLLGIGEIISSRSCPKVLLLNAGSVHQHYFGAQRW from the exons ATGGCGGATACAAGCTTGGGTCCCTCACTGTGCCTCAATCTCCCAAAAACTCCTCTCCATGTTTCTTCCAGATCTTTTCTCTCTATGGCTTTTCCTCCTTCCCATTGCAATGCTTTATCCGCTTCCTATGACAATAACCCTAACCAACCCTCTCTCCTCGTATTCTCAG GTGGAACTGCATTTAATGGCGTAGTTGAGGAGCTCAAAAGCTTCACGACTCGTGTAGCTCATGTTCTTCCTGTTTCCGATGATGGAGGTAGCACTGCTGAGATTGTTCGCGttcttg GTGGTCCGGCTGTTGGAGATATACGCTCAAGATGTTTGAGGTTATCTGATCAGAGTACGGCGGAGGCACTCGCTGTGCGTAGATTGTTAGGTCATCGTTTACCACTCGATGCACACCACGCCAAATCGGAGTG GTATGATATCGTGGAAGGAGAAAATTCTCTATGGGACGGTGTCTCAAAGCCCTACAGGGAAACTATTCGAGCATTTCTGGCCTATTTTCAGAACCAG ATTCTTCGACGGTCCGAAATGTTATTTTGTTTCAGCAATGGAAG CATTGGGAATTTCTTTTTTGCAGGCGCTCGTATATTTTTCCAGTCATTAGATGCTGCAATTTTTCTGTTTTCACGTGTTTCAGACATCCCATCCGACAGCCTTGTCCTTCCAGTGATTTCCACTAATGACAGGCTTACATTAGGATGTGAATTACAG GATGGGACAATTATACGTGGCCAGAATGAAATCTCTCATCCAACGACTGGACCTTCAGAAATTATAAATAAG GGAAACAGTTTGGTTCCTGCACTTCCTTCAAGAATAAAGAGAGTATTCTACATGTCAAGTGAGGGCTGTAATTTGTTGCATGAG GTTTTCCCCCCTGTAAATCCTGCTGTCCTCAACCAGTTGAATGAGGTGGACTGCATTGTTTATGCTATGGGATCGCTCTTCACTTCCATATGCCCATCACTG GTGTTGCTTGGAATTGGTGAGATCATTTCATCAAGATCCTGCCCGAAG GTGCTTCTGTTGAATG CCGGATCAGTACATCAACACTATTTTGGTGCCCAAAGATGGTGA
- the LOC103486786 gene encoding uncharacterized protein LOC103486786 isoform X1, whose product MADTSLGPSLCLNLPKTPLHVSSRSFLSMAFPPSHCNALSASYDNNPNQPSLLVFSGGTAFNGVVEELKSFTTRVAHVLPVSDDGGSTAEIVRVLGGPAVGDIRSRCLRLSDQSTAEALAVRRLLGHRLPLDAHHAKSEWYDIVEGENSLWDGVSKPYRETIRAFLAYFQNQILRRSEMLFCFSNGSIGNFFFAGARIFFQSLDAAIFLFSRVSDIPSDSLVLPVISTNDRLTLGCELQDGTIIRGQNEISHPTTGPSEIINKGNSLVPALPSRIKRVFYMSSEGCNLLHEVFPPVNPAVLNQLNEVDCIVYAMGSLFTSICPSLVLLGIGEIISSRSCPKVLLLNGTHDRETSGFTASCFTTAISDALNRTYGDTHNCLNNTPDQYINTILVPKDGEIPVDFQALAAQGIFDVIVVDSIRDSKVGVVFDPKSLIETLAKLIARYTRSHISGRV is encoded by the exons ATGGCGGATACAAGCTTGGGTCCCTCACTGTGCCTCAATCTCCCAAAAACTCCTCTCCATGTTTCTTCCAGATCTTTTCTCTCTATGGCTTTTCCTCCTTCCCATTGCAATGCTTTATCCGCTTCCTATGACAATAACCCTAACCAACCCTCTCTCCTCGTATTCTCAG GTGGAACTGCATTTAATGGCGTAGTTGAGGAGCTCAAAAGCTTCACGACTCGTGTAGCTCATGTTCTTCCTGTTTCCGATGATGGAGGTAGCACTGCTGAGATTGTTCGCGttcttg GTGGTCCGGCTGTTGGAGATATACGCTCAAGATGTTTGAGGTTATCTGATCAGAGTACGGCGGAGGCACTCGCTGTGCGTAGATTGTTAGGTCATCGTTTACCACTCGATGCACACCACGCCAAATCGGAGTG GTATGATATCGTGGAAGGAGAAAATTCTCTATGGGACGGTGTCTCAAAGCCCTACAGGGAAACTATTCGAGCATTTCTGGCCTATTTTCAGAACCAG ATTCTTCGACGGTCCGAAATGTTATTTTGTTTCAGCAATGGAAG CATTGGGAATTTCTTTTTTGCAGGCGCTCGTATATTTTTCCAGTCATTAGATGCTGCAATTTTTCTGTTTTCACGTGTTTCAGACATCCCATCCGACAGCCTTGTCCTTCCAGTGATTTCCACTAATGACAGGCTTACATTAGGATGTGAATTACAG GATGGGACAATTATACGTGGCCAGAATGAAATCTCTCATCCAACGACTGGACCTTCAGAAATTATAAATAAG GGAAACAGTTTGGTTCCTGCACTTCCTTCAAGAATAAAGAGAGTATTCTACATGTCAAGTGAGGGCTGTAATTTGTTGCATGAG GTTTTCCCCCCTGTAAATCCTGCTGTCCTCAACCAGTTGAATGAGGTGGACTGCATTGTTTATGCTATGGGATCGCTCTTCACTTCCATATGCCCATCACTG GTGTTGCTTGGAATTGGTGAGATCATTTCATCAAGATCCTGCCCGAAG GTGCTTCTGTTGAATGGTACACATGATCGCGAGACTAGTGGTTTTACTGCTTCTTGTTTTACAACTGCCATTTCGGATGCTTTAAATAGAACTTATGGAGACACGCATAATTGTTTAAATAACACT CCGGATCAGTACATCAACACTATTTTGGTGCCCAAAGATGGTGAGATTCCAGTAGATTTTCAAGCCTTGGCTGCACAAGGAATCTTTGATGTG ATTGTTGTTGATTCCATACGCGATTCTAAAGTTGGTGTAGTATTTGATCCCAAATCTTTGATAGAAACTCTAGCAAAGTTGATTGCAAGATATACAAGATCACATATCTCAGGACGGGTTTGA
- the LOC103486786 gene encoding uncharacterized protein LOC103486786 isoform X2 produces MADTSLGPSLCLNLPKTPLHVSSRSFLSMAFPPSHCNALSASYDNNPNQPSLLVFSGGTAFNGVVEELKSFTTRVAHVLPVSDDGGSTAEIVRVLGGPAVGDIRSRCLRLSDQSTAEALAVRRLLGHRLPLDAHHAKSEWYDIVEGENSLWDGVSKPYRETIRAFLAYFQNQILRRSEMLFCFSNGSIGNFFFAGARIFFQSLDAAIFLFSRVSDIPSDSLVLPVISTNDRLTLGCELQDGTIIRGQNEISHPTTGPSEIINKGNSLVPALPSRIKRVFYMSSEGCNLLHEVFPPVNPAVLNQLNEVDCIVYAMGSLFTSICPSLVLLGIGEIISSRSCPKVLLLNGTHDRETSGFTASCFTTAISDALNRTYGDTHNCLNNTPDQYINTILVPKDGEIPVDFQALAAQGIFDVV; encoded by the exons ATGGCGGATACAAGCTTGGGTCCCTCACTGTGCCTCAATCTCCCAAAAACTCCTCTCCATGTTTCTTCCAGATCTTTTCTCTCTATGGCTTTTCCTCCTTCCCATTGCAATGCTTTATCCGCTTCCTATGACAATAACCCTAACCAACCCTCTCTCCTCGTATTCTCAG GTGGAACTGCATTTAATGGCGTAGTTGAGGAGCTCAAAAGCTTCACGACTCGTGTAGCTCATGTTCTTCCTGTTTCCGATGATGGAGGTAGCACTGCTGAGATTGTTCGCGttcttg GTGGTCCGGCTGTTGGAGATATACGCTCAAGATGTTTGAGGTTATCTGATCAGAGTACGGCGGAGGCACTCGCTGTGCGTAGATTGTTAGGTCATCGTTTACCACTCGATGCACACCACGCCAAATCGGAGTG GTATGATATCGTGGAAGGAGAAAATTCTCTATGGGACGGTGTCTCAAAGCCCTACAGGGAAACTATTCGAGCATTTCTGGCCTATTTTCAGAACCAG ATTCTTCGACGGTCCGAAATGTTATTTTGTTTCAGCAATGGAAG CATTGGGAATTTCTTTTTTGCAGGCGCTCGTATATTTTTCCAGTCATTAGATGCTGCAATTTTTCTGTTTTCACGTGTTTCAGACATCCCATCCGACAGCCTTGTCCTTCCAGTGATTTCCACTAATGACAGGCTTACATTAGGATGTGAATTACAG GATGGGACAATTATACGTGGCCAGAATGAAATCTCTCATCCAACGACTGGACCTTCAGAAATTATAAATAAG GGAAACAGTTTGGTTCCTGCACTTCCTTCAAGAATAAAGAGAGTATTCTACATGTCAAGTGAGGGCTGTAATTTGTTGCATGAG GTTTTCCCCCCTGTAAATCCTGCTGTCCTCAACCAGTTGAATGAGGTGGACTGCATTGTTTATGCTATGGGATCGCTCTTCACTTCCATATGCCCATCACTG GTGTTGCTTGGAATTGGTGAGATCATTTCATCAAGATCCTGCCCGAAG GTGCTTCTGTTGAATGGTACACATGATCGCGAGACTAGTGGTTTTACTGCTTCTTGTTTTACAACTGCCATTTCGGATGCTTTAAATAGAACTTATGGAGACACGCATAATTGTTTAAATAACACT CCGGATCAGTACATCAACACTATTTTGGTGCCCAAAGATGGTGAGATTCCAGTAGATTTTCAAGCCTTGGCTGCACAAGGAATCTTTGATGTG GTTTGA